Part of the Roseomonas sp. OT10 genome, GATGCGCCGGGGCGTGGGCTGGCCGAGGTCAGCGGCAGTCTGTTGCAACGGCGTCCGCCGCTGGCCGACAGCCTCGTACCGGCGCGGCCTGCGGCACCGCTTCCCCAGCCCCTTTACCGTCGGCGTTGCCGTGTCGAGCGGGGATGGGGAGCATTCATCCCCGCGAGCGCGGGGGAACGCAGACCGGCCGCCTGTGCGCCCGGAAGCATTCCCCTGCTGCGCCTGCCGCCCTCCAGCCCCGAGTTGAACCCGGTCGAGAGCGTCTGGGCCTTCCTGCGTGCGAACAGGCTCAGCAACCCTGTGCTCGACAGCGGCGCACCCCCTGCCCGACCAGGCGGAGCGGGCCTTCGCCGCCGCAGCCCGGGACGAGGCGGGCCCTCCCCTATCCGCGGGCCCGCCGGAAGATGGCGTCCATGCGCCAGTGCTCGTTCGGATACCGCCCCTGCCACTCGTCCCAGCCCGACTCGCGCCGGAACTGCCCGAGCAGGCCGGAGGCAAGGATCCCGGCCGGATCGGCCGGCTCGGCCGCCTCGCAGTCCGGGCCGACGAAGATCGCGTCCGCCTTGCAGTACAGCTCGCACATGAAGCAGGTCTGGCAGTCCTCCGGCCGCGCG contains:
- a CDS encoding 4Fe-4S dicluster domain-containing protein, coding for MIELLLSERCTRCDACVPACPSNVLDSVPGRPPVIARPEDCQTCFMCELYCKADAIFVGPDCEAAEPADPAGILASGLLGQFRRESGWDEWQGRYPNEHWRMDAIFRRARG